The Manihot esculenta cultivar AM560-2 chromosome 1, M.esculenta_v8, whole genome shotgun sequence genome has a window encoding:
- the LOC110601492 gene encoding peroxidase 5 — protein MTHPKNLADQLCVVLAITFLCQVGVLSQLEVGFYTNSCGLAEFIVKDEVRAAFAKDKGVAAGLVRMHFHDCFVRGCDASVLIDSTPSNTAEKDSAVNNPSLRGFEVIDKAKSRLEALCEGIVSCADVLAFAARDSVELTGGLGYDVPAGRRDGKISLASETLTNLPGPTFNVNQLTQSFADKGLSQDEMVTLSGAHTIGRSHCTSFSNRLYKFNGTNSQDPSLDGTYAARLKQQCPQGNTDPSLVVPMDPSSPSTTDVGYYIDVQANRGLFTSDQTLMTNPATANQVNLNARNVNLWRSKFATAMVKMGQIDVLTGADSGEIRTNCRVVNT, from the exons ATGACTCATCCAAAGAATCTAGCTGATCAACTATGTGTAGTTTTAGCGATTACTTTTTTGTGTCAAGTTGGTGTTCTTTCTCAGCTTGAAGTTGGTTTTTATACTAACTCATGTGGTTTAGCTGAGTTCATTGTGAAAGACGAGGTTAGGGCTGCTTTCGCTAAGGATAAAGGAGTCGCTGCTGGTCTTGTAAGAATGCACTTTCACGATTGCTTTGTTAGG GGGTGTGACGCTTCTGTTCTTATTGACTCCACACCCTCAAACACAGCAGAGAAAGACTCGGCAGTCAATAACCCAAGCCTGAGGGGATTTGAAGTCATTGACAAAGCAAAGTCTAGACTAGAAGCTCTTTGTGAAGGAATTGTTTCCTGTGCTGATGTACTCGCATTTGCAGCAAGAGATAGCGTTGAGTTA ACTGGAGGGCTTGGCTATGATGTTCCTGCAGGAAGAAGAGATGGCAAAATTTCATTAGCCTCAGAAACTTTAACAAACTTACCTGGTCCAACATTCAATGTCAACCAGCTTACTCAATCATTTGCAGACAAGGGTTTGTCGCAAGATGAAATGGTTACACTTTCtg GAGCACACACCATAGGTCGTTCCCACTGCACTTCCTTCAGTAACAGATTATACAAATTCAATGGAACAAATAGCCAGGATCCAAGCTTAGATGGAACGTATGCAGCCAGGTTGAAGCAGCAGTGCCCACAAGGGAACACTGATCCTAGCTTGGTGGTGCCAATGGACCCTTCTAGTCCAAGCACAACAGACGTAGGTTATTACATAGATGTCCAAGCAAACCGAGGGTTGTTCACTTCAGACCAGACTCTCATGACAAACCCAGCAACAGCAAACCAAGTGAATCTAAATGCAAGAAATGTCAATCTTTGGAGAAGTAAATTTGCTACAGCCATGGTGAAGATGGGTCAAATTGATGTTTTGACAGGTGCAGATTCTGGAGAGATTCGAACAAACTGTAGGGTCGTCAACACCTAA